Below is a genomic region from Nitrososphaerota archaeon.
GGTATTTCGATGGCGAAGAAGAAGCCTATCAGTGCGAGTATGATGTAGAGTGCCCAACCTAACTGTAGTTGAAGTAGGAGCAGTATGCATGCCGCTTGGCCGAAGAAGCTTAGGCTGAGGACGCGCTTCGAACCAATCTTATCCACCATAGCCCCACCTATTGGTCCACCGATCACCCCGAGTATGCGCATCAAACCCAATAGTATTGCTGCGGTCGGTGCTGCAACTAGGAAGATTGTGGTTAGGTACAGGGGTATGAAGTCTACTGTTGTTTCAACTGCGAACTGCCCCATAAGGTATGCTGCTATGAAGACCGTTAACAGTGGTGCTGCTTGCTTAATTGAGCCCTCGTCAGATGCGTGGTGCTTCTGCTTGCTTGCCTCAGCAACCCTCACATCTCTAACCAACCTGGAGTAGATTAATGATGCTAATAGCCCAGGTAGGGCGATGAGGTAGAGGGCTTCTTGCCAGCTCAAGTAAGCTGCCAAGGCGCCCAGCATGATAGGTCCTAGGGATGTACCCAAAGTGCCGCCTAAGGCGTGTATTCCTAGTGCGAACCCCATTTTACGTGGGTAGTGCTCTGTTACCAGGGTTGTGCCAGCTGGGTGATATGTGCTCGCCGCTACACCAGCCAGAAAAGATAGGGCTAGTAGGAGGTGGTAGGTGTGCGCTAGGGTTAAAGCCGCTATGGTTACCGCTGTAGCTGCTAACCCTGCTGAGACCACTATGCTTCGCTTCGCTGTTCTGTCTGAGTATATGCCTACAGCGATCTGCGCGGTTAAGCCTGCTTGGAAGGCTGTGGGTAGTAGGGCTGCTTCGATATATGTTAGGTTGAAGGTGCTCTTGAAGACTGGTAGTAGGGCTGGTATGATGGCGGTGTATATGTGGTGGGATGTGTGCCCAAGTGTTAAGGCTGGTAATAGGAGTCCCTTCTTATCTTGCACATCCTTGCCGTATGTTGAGGCAGACTAAAGCCTTTTGCCAAATTTGTTTAACGCTAATATCTAACCCTTTAACTCCTATAGTGTGGAGTCGATGATGGGTCAGAGTTAATCTGATGTGTGAAGATAAGGCATTAAGCTGAGACTCCAAAGTCGGGTGATATGGGGTGTGAAGGCTAGTATCGAGGAGAGGCTTGCTCTGCTATTGGCGATAAAGGAGCCGGGCAAATATGTGGACTTCGATCACCTCTACTCTAAAGTGGCTAGGGATGTGGAGGTGGCTGAGCAGAGGAGGGTTAGTGTGGAGGATGTTCAGAGAGTGTTGGATCAGATGGTTAAGAAGGGGGTTGTGCTGAAGAGCGACGAGGGCTACACCAAGACCCCGGAGCTGGATGAGATTGTGAAGAGGGCTGCTGAGCGCGAAGGGTCTCTCTTAAACACCTCCTACCTAAGAGTCTGGGTTGCCAAAGACTACTACCCTAAGGTTGCTGAGCATATGCTGCCCTTCCTCGTGAACAGGGCTGTTTCAGCTGTAAAGGTCTTTTCCGGTAAGAAAGACCCTCTTAATGAGGTTGAAGCGATCTTCGTAAGATATGCTAAGTATAAGCCGAAGCCTCAGTTCCTAACCGTAGGGAGTAAAGAGAGGCTTATTGAGCTGGTTTATGACCACTGTGTCGACTTCATACCCTACATCCACCCACTTAACTCTAACGAGCCAGACTTCTTCGTGCTGGATCTCGATGCTGGTAGGAAGATAATCGAGGCTGAAGATGGTTTCCAGCTCCTAAAGGAGGTCACCTACAGGTTGGCTGAGATGCTCATCGAATCTGGCGTTGGGGTTATGGTTAAGTTCAGCGGCTCAAGAGGCTTCCAGATCTGGGCGAAGTTGGACAACTCGACTCTAAGATCTAGGGGCGACCTCTTCAAAGTGTATAGGGAGATCGCGATTAAGATGCAGGCTAAGCTCGAGGATAGGCTTCGCTCAGACAGAGATCTGGTTGAGAGATTCAAGCACATCGTAGATCTGCAAGGCGGCTTTACGACATCGCAGGTCGCTCATAAAGAGGAGAGGGCGGGGCAGATTCTTGTTGATTGGTCTCTTCTCAAACCTATGGGTGACGTTAGAGCGCCACTCTCCATGCACTATAAGACTGGGCTTATCTCAACACCTGTGCCATTGGATAGGCTCCTCACATTTAGGGTCGAGGACGCTAGGCCGAGTAGCGTGCTTCAGAGGCTCGAAGAATATTCTAAGGTTATGCGCCTACCCCTCTCTGATCCCACTAACCTTGTTGCTTAACCTTTATCACATTTAACTCATTCAGATACCCTCTTACCTCCGTAATGAAGTTTGAGAGGAGGTTGATCGGCACAATAGGTACGCCCTCCACTACGGTGGGTCTTTCGCCGTAGAGGGTTAGGATTACGGGTAGGAATTTGTCACATCTTTTTATGACGGTTAGGTTGCTGGTGGATAGAGATTTGGTTCTGTTGATCTGAGCCTCTATTATTCGATACATCCTCGACTGCCCTACAGTCTTCCTCCAATGTTTGCAGTCTATGACTAAAGCTAGGTCCTCCTTAGCAGCCACAACATCTATCTCACACCTAGGCTCTTTGAGCCTAACCCTTCTCCTAACCTCATAACCCACGCTCTCAAGAAGGGTAGATGCCATATCCTCAAACTCAGACCAAGATAGTATCTTCGAAACATCGTCTAGAGGCTCACCTAGGCTGCAGAGGAGGATTGCTGCCTTCATCTTATCGCTTCTCTCGAAGGTGACGCTTCGCTCACCCCACACCCCAACTTGGTTTGATGAGAGTAGTGCGCAGGCTTCTCTAAAGATCTCCTCAGGCAGCCCAACCTCTTCTCTAAGCTCCTCTAACCCCACCTCCCCAGCTCTCATAGCCACTAAGATCTTTGCTAGAACCCTTCTACTTACTTGGGCACCCATACCTCTCCATCTGCTTCCCTATCCCACCTCTTAAGTATCCTTAAGGCTTCGACAGCCGTCTTAGAGACCTTCTGCTCTTGGCTCGGTCTATCTGGGTCTGATGCTTTTGCTGGTATTGCTACG
It encodes:
- a CDS encoding MFS transporter — its product is MQDKKGLLLPALTLGHTSHHIYTAIIPALLPVFKSTFNLTYIEAALLPTAFQAGLTAQIAVGIYSDRTAKRSIVVSAGLAATAVTIAALTLAHTYHLLLALSFLAGVAASTYHPAGTTLVTEHYPRKMGFALGIHALGGTLGTSLGPIMLGALAAYLSWQEALYLIALPGLLASLIYSRLVRDVRVAEASKQKHHASDEGSIKQAAPLLTVFIAAYLMGQFAVETTVDFIPLYLTTIFLVAAPTAAILLGLMRILGVIGGPIGGAMVDKIGSKRVLSLSFFGQAACILLLLQLQLGWALYIILALIGFFFAIEIP
- a CDS encoding restriction endonuclease, which encodes MGAQVSRRVLAKILVAMRAGEVGLEELREEVGLPEEIFREACALLSSNQVGVWGERSVTFERSDKMKAAILLCSLGEPLDDVSKILSWSEFEDMASTLLESVGYEVRRRVRLKEPRCEIDVVAAKEDLALVIDCKHWRKTVGQSRMYRIIEAQINRTKSLSTSNLTVIKRCDKFLPVILTLYGERPTVVEGVPIVPINLLSNFITEVRGYLNELNVIKVKQQG